Proteins from a genomic interval of Glycine soja cultivar W05 unplaced genomic scaffold, ASM419377v2 tig00105553_1_pilon, whole genome shotgun sequence:
- the LOC114404665 gene encoding auxin-induced protein X10A, translating into MGFRLPGIRKTSIAANQASSKSVEVPKGYLVVYVGDKMRRFLIPVSYLNQPSFQDLLNQAEEEFGYDHPMGGLTIPCKEDEFLTVTSHLNDL; encoded by the coding sequence ATGGGTTTTCGCTTACCTGGCATCAGGAAGACATCAATTGCTGCAAACCAAGCATCTTCCAAATCTGTGGAGGTGCCAAAGGGCTACCTTGTAGTCTATGTTGGAGACAAAATGAGGCGGTTTCTTATCCCCGTATCATACTTGAACCAACCATCCTTTCAAGATTTGTTGAATCAAGCTGAGGAAGAATTCGGGTATGACCATCCAATGGGCGGTCTCACAATACCATGCAAGGAGGATGAGTTCCTAACCGTCACCTCTCACTTGAATGACCTGTAA